The following are encoded in a window of Rubellicoccus peritrichatus genomic DNA:
- a CDS encoding efflux RND transporter periplasmic adaptor subunit, producing the protein MLKKAIIAIIVIGILVGGGLALRQASNESKQGKNEVTVTAKAERQTIEEAIDESGFVEPVISTDVRSEISGKIARILVEQGDEVAQGTPLMELDRVTLENDLIQAQRNNQSDLLRLEQAKRDYERLRDLHEKKFAQEKEFLDAETNYKLAEIQIEVSEARLKNAKENLDKTVIRAPQAGVISDLNVNEGQVIIGATSVNEGTKLMVIHDLSSLYVRLEINELDIAKIEEGMPAEVTFDSVPDLKFDGVVSEIHPFAFNQSNLRVFRIEVTFDTKGVMVRPGISADIRIVTDRVEDAVTVSLSAVFADEDERYVYVVEEAKEEGVKKRPVEIGISDTKWVEIREGLTEGETVSLVRPTGNSLKSKAG; encoded by the coding sequence ATGCTAAAGAAAGCCATAATAGCCATCATCGTCATCGGCATTCTTGTCGGTGGAGGACTTGCCTTGAGGCAAGCCAGCAATGAGAGCAAACAAGGGAAAAACGAAGTCACTGTAACTGCGAAGGCTGAGCGACAAACAATCGAAGAAGCCATAGACGAAAGTGGTTTCGTTGAGCCAGTTATTTCAACAGATGTGCGCTCGGAGATCAGCGGAAAAATTGCTCGTATTCTTGTCGAACAGGGAGACGAAGTCGCCCAAGGCACACCACTAATGGAACTGGATCGGGTGACACTGGAAAATGACCTGATTCAGGCACAAAGAAACAATCAGTCCGACCTGCTTCGCTTGGAGCAGGCAAAACGCGACTACGAACGCCTGCGTGATCTGCACGAAAAGAAATTCGCCCAGGAAAAAGAATTTCTGGATGCGGAAACCAATTATAAACTCGCCGAGATACAAATTGAAGTGAGTGAGGCCAGATTGAAAAACGCCAAAGAGAATCTAGATAAAACTGTTATTCGCGCACCGCAGGCTGGAGTCATATCAGATCTCAATGTCAACGAAGGCCAGGTGATTATTGGGGCCACTTCAGTCAACGAAGGAACAAAGCTCATGGTCATTCATGATCTTTCCAGCCTGTACGTTCGCCTTGAAATCAACGAACTCGATATAGCTAAAATAGAAGAAGGCATGCCAGCCGAAGTCACCTTCGATTCAGTTCCCGATTTAAAATTCGATGGAGTTGTCAGCGAAATCCACCCTTTCGCATTCAATCAAAGTAATTTACGCGTTTTTCGAATTGAAGTCACCTTTGATACTAAAGGAGTTATGGTCCGCCCTGGAATCAGCGCAGACATACGAATTGTGACTGACCGCGTTGAAGATGCTGTCACGGTCAGCCTATCAGCCGTTTTTGCTGACGAAGATGAGCGCTATGTTTATGTCGTCGAGGAAGCGAAGGAAGAAGGAGTCAAAAAGCGGCCAGTTGAAATCGGAATCAGCGACACCAAATGGGTTGAGATTCGCGAGGGGTTAACCGAGGGCGAAACAGTCAGCCTGGTTCGGCCTACAGGAAATAGCTTAAAAAGCAAAGCCGGTTAG
- a CDS encoding ABC transporter ATP-binding protein, translated as MAIFELKNIRKTYKMGGETVNALDGVDINIEKGDFAAILGPSGSGKSTLMHVLGFMDRPTSGEILFEGNNVSKISRDKRAWYRANRIGFVFQTFNLLPRLTVLDNVLLPVSYSRQKMTDKKERAMAALERVGMGHRAEHIPNQLSGGERQRVSIARSLINSPSIILADEPTGALDSQNVVRTMDLFCELIDEGQTMVMVTHDPEVADYARRIVRVRDGNIVEDTRK; from the coding sequence ATGGCCATTTTTGAACTCAAAAACATTCGCAAGACCTACAAAATGGGTGGGGAAACCGTTAATGCGTTAGACGGAGTGGATATCAATATCGAAAAGGGCGACTTTGCTGCAATTCTTGGTCCTTCGGGTTCTGGCAAATCGACCTTGATGCATGTCCTGGGGTTCATGGATCGCCCAACATCTGGGGAAATTCTTTTTGAAGGCAACAACGTCTCAAAAATCAGCAGAGATAAACGAGCCTGGTATCGAGCGAATCGCATTGGTTTTGTTTTTCAAACATTCAATCTCCTGCCACGCCTCACTGTCCTTGATAATGTCCTCCTCCCTGTGTCTTACAGTCGTCAGAAGATGACCGACAAGAAAGAGCGGGCCATGGCCGCACTGGAAAGAGTTGGCATGGGACACCGCGCCGAACACATCCCAAACCAACTTTCGGGAGGAGAACGCCAACGTGTCTCAATCGCCCGCTCATTGATCAATTCTCCATCTATCATTTTAGCCGATGAACCAACAGGCGCACTCGACAGCCAAAACGTTGTCCGAACGATGGATTTGTTCTGTGAGCTCATTGACGAAGGTCAAACCATGGTGATGGTCACCCATGATCCGGAGGTCGCCGATTACGCCCGTAGAATTGTAAGAGTACGAGATGGCAACATAGTGGAGGATACACGAAAGTGA
- a CDS encoding ABC transporter permease, whose amino-acid sequence MSFIHGFYTGIVNGLREVWAHKFRSFLSMIGIILGVAALVAMVGVVRGMIQEMRIYFESAGGINRIYVEEKEPPDEQLPFAHLSPGRTYKDAIAVEQGSTFAELVSPEVNLNWKRYQIGRDREHAPTRGVLPEKIVILDQKVAEGRFIGDLDVERSSPVVVIGGWLRDEFFDEDEEALGQTIKINRRSFKIIGVLEFLGDKKSRQNPFYWKNRVAYMPITTAMKRFNGNDDIQELNVHIKDVSVINEAVAQVENILLQTHRGIRDFEVRTMEEQLAEFKKLESSFTLALGGVAGISLLVGGLGIMNVMLAVINERIREIGVRKAVGARGFDIFIQFVAESVVISVLGGIIGMIVSVGFVNLLKEVVPDDKFKIILSPDAMIAGFVFSVVIGVCAGIYPALKAARLDVIDALRYE is encoded by the coding sequence GTGAGTTTCATCCACGGCTTCTATACTGGTATCGTTAATGGACTGCGAGAAGTCTGGGCGCATAAGTTCCGATCTTTCCTTTCCATGATCGGTATCATCCTGGGAGTTGCAGCCCTCGTTGCCATGGTCGGTGTCGTTCGTGGGATGATTCAGGAAATGCGCATCTACTTCGAAAGTGCGGGAGGAATCAACCGAATCTACGTTGAAGAAAAAGAACCACCCGACGAACAATTGCCATTCGCCCACCTCTCGCCTGGCCGCACCTACAAGGATGCCATTGCGGTCGAACAGGGCAGCACCTTTGCTGAACTGGTCTCACCAGAAGTAAATCTCAACTGGAAACGATATCAGATAGGTAGAGATCGAGAACACGCACCGACCAGAGGCGTCCTTCCGGAAAAAATAGTAATCCTGGATCAAAAGGTGGCCGAAGGTCGATTCATTGGAGATTTGGACGTGGAACGATCGTCACCTGTCGTCGTGATTGGTGGCTGGCTTAGAGACGAATTTTTTGACGAAGACGAAGAAGCACTTGGCCAGACGATCAAGATAAACCGACGCAGCTTTAAGATCATTGGAGTACTTGAATTTCTTGGTGACAAAAAGAGCCGGCAGAATCCTTTTTATTGGAAAAACCGGGTTGCTTACATGCCGATCACAACGGCGATGAAGCGTTTCAACGGAAACGATGATATCCAGGAGTTGAACGTTCATATCAAAGACGTCTCTGTTATAAACGAAGCCGTCGCACAGGTAGAAAACATCCTCCTGCAAACCCATCGGGGCATCCGCGATTTTGAAGTAAGAACGATGGAAGAGCAGCTTGCCGAATTTAAAAAGCTCGAAAGCTCATTCACTCTCGCACTCGGTGGAGTAGCCGGAATTTCGCTTCTCGTTGGCGGCTTAGGCATCATGAACGTCATGCTCGCCGTGATCAATGAGCGCATACGCGAAATTGGCGTTCGGAAAGCAGTCGGAGCACGAGGCTTCGATATCTTCATTCAGTTTGTGGCCGAATCCGTGGTAATCAGTGTACTCGGAGGCATTATCGGAATGATCGTCAGCGTGGGATTTGTGAATCTACTCAAAGAGGTTGTCCCAGATGATAAATTCAAAATCATCCTGTCTCCCGACGCAATGATCGCCGGTTTCGTTTTTTCTGTCGTCATAGGTGTCTGTGCCGGTATTTATCCAGCACTCAAAGCAGCACGACTTGATGTCATAGATGCGTTGCGATACGAATAA
- the sixA gene encoding phosphohistidine phosphatase SixA: MRLFLFRHAEATYDAPSDEARELTEKGIKSTKKIAECLKEKEFAGLTEIRHSTLVRARQTAAIFQKEMKTGARICEAERLRPGDNPFELLKGIFEHKGDLMLVGHNPHLTILASILITGDPYSHCIDFKKTGMLSLEMISRPSQDRIAGIWLINWFVVPRLF, translated from the coding sequence ATGCGACTATTTCTTTTTCGACACGCTGAAGCCACTTATGATGCCCCTTCTGATGAAGCTCGTGAACTGACAGAAAAAGGGATCAAGAGCACAAAAAAAATCGCTGAGTGTTTGAAAGAAAAAGAATTCGCCGGTCTGACTGAAATCCGTCACAGCACACTCGTCCGCGCCCGTCAAACAGCTGCTATTTTCCAAAAGGAAATGAAAACTGGCGCAAGAATCTGCGAGGCCGAAAGGCTCCGCCCGGGAGACAATCCATTCGAATTACTAAAAGGCATCTTTGAACATAAAGGAGATCTGATGCTGGTTGGGCACAATCCTCATCTCACAATACTCGCTTCCATACTCATCACGGGTGATCCCTATTCCCACTGTATCGACTTCAAAAAAACGGGCATGCTCAGCCTGGAAATGATCAGCCGACCATCACAAGACCGTATCGCAGGAATTTGGTTGATCAATTGGTTCGTTGTGCCACGGCTGTTTTAA
- a CDS encoding KUP/HAK/KT family potassium transporter — translation MEETAKSEGSPPASNGNPQASKLARRGLTLAALGVVFGDIGTSPLYSFNAACAFADKARLNQDVLGIVSLFFWTLIFVVSVKYLIFIMRADNEGEGGIFALHALLQKYFSDTKRIPFLFMLIAFGGALLVGDGVITPAISVLSAMEGLEVIDPGFDQYVVPLTLVILFVLFVLQRLGTGGLGMIFGPIMLAWFIAIGGMGLYQLISNGSEILRAVNPYYGFEFLYRERIDALGVLGAVVLCVTGAEALYADMGHFGRSAIRRAWLVIAMPALILNYLGQGAFLLSDELIPKNLFFEMIPKGWWTLALVMLATVATVIASQAIISGVFSLVRQAIQMRFWPNVPIVHTSDKVEAQIFIPMVNLFLGIACILTVLIFRSSENLASAYGIAVTGTMAITSVAYFYVRWKHWHKNLLLSILLVAAFLIVDLSFFIANITKIGSGGAYPLLIAALVFLVMVTWKIGRRHITQSVISRRRELPEIFEKIDKGSIHKAPGLAVYLTPHYRTVPSSLENLSRFYGVMREYNIIVIPHLDYRPVVPGDGLEQVEKLGENFYRVTFRFGYRERPDLSRVGPLIQERMQIELPLDDTVFHFSRERAFLANNTDMPHLLKILFVVLSKNSQPPQEMFIYPPKHALEVVTPVFL, via the coding sequence GTGCATTTGCCGACAAGGCCCGTCTCAATCAGGATGTGTTGGGGATTGTTTCTTTGTTTTTCTGGACCTTGATTTTCGTTGTCAGCGTCAAATATCTCATTTTTATCATGAGGGCCGATAATGAAGGGGAGGGGGGGATTTTTGCCCTGCATGCGTTGCTTCAGAAGTATTTTTCAGACACAAAACGAATTCCCTTCCTTTTCATGCTTATTGCATTCGGGGGTGCTTTGCTTGTCGGCGACGGTGTGATTACGCCAGCGATATCCGTATTGAGTGCCATGGAAGGCTTGGAGGTGATCGATCCGGGTTTTGATCAGTATGTTGTGCCCCTGACCCTTGTGATTTTGTTTGTGCTGTTTGTATTGCAACGACTCGGTACAGGAGGGCTTGGGATGATTTTCGGGCCGATTATGCTGGCTTGGTTTATAGCGATTGGAGGTATGGGCCTTTATCAGTTGATCTCAAATGGCTCTGAAATTCTTCGAGCAGTTAATCCTTACTATGGATTTGAGTTCCTATATCGCGAGCGCATTGACGCGCTTGGAGTGCTTGGAGCGGTTGTGTTGTGTGTGACTGGTGCAGAGGCACTTTATGCGGATATGGGACATTTTGGTCGTTCGGCGATTCGTCGTGCCTGGCTTGTTATTGCGATGCCCGCTTTGATTTTAAACTATCTTGGGCAGGGAGCGTTTCTGCTTTCTGACGAATTGATTCCAAAGAATCTTTTCTTTGAAATGATTCCTAAGGGCTGGTGGACATTGGCTTTGGTCATGCTGGCTACAGTAGCTACAGTGATTGCTTCACAGGCTATCATTTCCGGTGTGTTTTCATTAGTGCGGCAAGCGATTCAGATGCGCTTCTGGCCGAATGTACCGATCGTTCACACATCGGATAAAGTTGAGGCACAAATTTTTATTCCGATGGTCAATTTGTTTCTCGGAATTGCCTGTATCTTAACCGTATTGATTTTCCGTAGCTCTGAGAATCTGGCATCAGCCTATGGGATTGCTGTGACCGGAACAATGGCGATCACTTCAGTGGCATACTTTTATGTTCGCTGGAAACACTGGCACAAGAATTTGCTGCTGAGCATATTACTTGTGGCGGCCTTCCTGATTGTAGACTTGTCGTTCTTTATTGCGAATATAACCAAGATTGGGTCGGGAGGCGCCTATCCTTTGTTGATCGCAGCCTTGGTTTTTCTCGTTATGGTCACTTGGAAAATCGGACGCAGGCATATCACGCAAAGCGTGATTTCACGACGCCGTGAGTTGCCGGAGATTTTTGAGAAGATTGATAAGGGAAGTATCCATAAAGCCCCAGGCCTGGCAGTATACTTGACGCCGCATTACCGAACAGTTCCGAGTTCTCTGGAAAACCTCAGTCGCTTCTACGGTGTCATGCGGGAATACAATATCATAGTGATTCCTCATTTGGATTATCGCCCTGTTGTGCCTGGGGATGGGCTTGAGCAGGTAGAGAAACTGGGGGAAAATTTTTATCGAGTCACTTTTCGGTTTGGGTATCGAGAAAGGCCGGACCTCTCCCGTGTTGGCCCGCTAATCCAGGAGCGTATGCAAATTGAGCTGCCTCTTGATGATACTGTTTTTCATTTTTCACGTGAACGGGCTTTTCTCGCGAACAATACCGATATGCCGCACCTGTTAAAAATTCTCTTCGTGGTGTTGTCCAAAAACAGCCAACCGCCTCAGGAAATGTTTATATACCCGCCCAAGCATGCACTTGAAGTGGTTACACCGGTCTTTTTGTAG